CACCGGAACGCCGATCGAGAAGGATGATGTGAACACGCCCGCCGTTTTCGGCGACTATGTCGACATCTACGACATCAGCCGCGCTGTCGAGGACGGCGCGACGGTGCCGATCTATTACGAAAGCCGGCTCGCGCGGATCGAGCTGCCGGAAGATCAGGTGCCGCTGATCGACGCCGAGGTCGAGGAGCTGACCGAGGACGAGGCGGCGTCGGACCAGGAAAAGCTGAAGGCGCGCTGGGCTGCGGTCGAGCGGCTGGTGGGGGCAAAGGCGCGGCTGCAGCTTGTCGCGGCCGATCTGGTGGAGCATCTCGAACGGCGGCTCGAAGCACTCGACGGCAAAGCGATGGCCGTGTGCATGAGCCGCCGCATTTGCGTTGCACTCTACAATGAGATCGTTGCGCTCCGCCCGGAATGGCATTCCGACGATGTGTCACAGGGCGCGGTCAAGGTGGTGATGACCGGGAGCGCCTCCGATCCACAGGAATGGCAGCCTCATATCGGCGGCAAGGCGCGGCGCGATGCGCTGGCGAAGCGCGCCAAGAACCCGGATGATCCGCTGAAGCTGGTGATCGTACGCGATATGTGGCTGACGGGCTTCGACGCGCCGTCGATGCACACAATGTATATCGACAAGCCAATGCGCGGGCACGGCCTCATGCAGGCGATCGCTCGCGTAAACCGCGTATTCCGCGACAAGGAAGCGGGCCTTGTCGTCGACTATATCGGCATCGCCCAGAATCTGAAGGCGGCGCTTGGGATCTATTCACCGTCCGATCGCGAAAAGACAGGCATCGACGAGAAACTGGCGATCCGGGTCATGCGCGAACGGTTCGAAATAGTGAGTGCCATGTTTCATGGCTTTGACTGCGAACCCGGCATGCACGGCACCGCCAGCCAGCGGCTCAAATGCCTCGCCGAAGCTCTTGAATGGATTCTCGCGCGCCAGCACGAAGCCGCGCAGAAGGAAACCAGCGACGACGCGAAGCGGGCAGCACACCGGCGCTTTCAGGACGCAGTTCTCGCACTCAGCAAGGCTTTCGCGCTGGCGGCGGCCAGCGATGCGGCGAAAGCGATCCGTGACGAGGTTGCGTTTTTCCAGACGGTTCGCGCTGCGCTGGTGAAGAGCAACGGTTCGGGCAAATCGATGAAGGACCGGGAACTGGCGGTTCAACAATTGATCGACCGTTCGGTAGTCTCGACCGAGATCGTCGACATCCTTCAGGCTGCCGGCATGGAATCGCCAGACATCTCGATCCTGTCCGACGAGTTTCTCGCCGAGATGCGCGACAGTGAGCGTCCGAATTTGGCGTTGGAAGCTCTGAAAAAGCTGCTGACCGACAAGATACGATCACGGTCGCAATCGCATGCTGTCGAAAGCAGAAAATATTCGGAACGCCTAACGGCCGCGATCGCCCGCTATCACACTAACGCCATCAGCACTGTCGAGGTGCTCCAGACGCTGATCGACCTCGCCAAGGAAATCCGCGAAAAGATGGCGCGAGGCGATGAGGAAGGCCTGACAGACGAAGAAATCGCGTTTTACGAGGCGCTTGCCGACAATGAGAGCGCGGTCGATGTGATGGGCAACGACAGCCTGAAGGTGATCGCGGCCGAGTTGGTGAAGAGTTTGAAAGCCAACGCGAGTGTGGACTGGGCGCATCGGGAAACTGCACGTGCGAGAATGCGCG
This genomic interval from Sphingosinithalassobacter tenebrarum contains the following:
- a CDS encoding type I restriction endonuclease subunit R, with translation MSRFIENHVEEAALEWLDALGWTVALGADVSPDGAQPIRAAYQDVVLIDRLRDAVARLNPAIPLDPREEAIRRLMASETPSLVEENRRLHRYLVEGVPVEFYDDGSVRGDRVRLIDFDGSGGFDQNDWLAVNQFTVIEHGHNRRPDVVLFVNGLPLGVIELKNPGDENATLSGAFNQLQTYKAQIPSLFRTNALLVTSDGIKARVGSLTAEAERLMPWRSEDGENIAPTSDPQLETLLKGVFDRGNLLRLLRDFTVFGDTGSGIVKIVAAYHQFFAAQHALSATLRALPYAPVERGSLRESPLNYGLPSQTQQPSGDKRIGVIWHTQGSGKSLLMAFYAGLLVRDPALENPTIVVITDRNDLDDQLFATFSMCSDLIRQKPVQADSRDDLRSQLDRASGGVIFTTIQKFAAAEGDDVLAPVSERQNVVVMVDEAHRSQYGFRARIDPKTGKRAYGHAKYLRDALPNASFIGFTGTPIEKDDVNTPAVFGDYVDIYDISRAVEDGATVPIYYESRLARIELPEDQVPLIDAEVEELTEDEAASDQEKLKARWAAVERLVGAKARLQLVAADLVEHLERRLEALDGKAMAVCMSRRICVALYNEIVALRPEWHSDDVSQGAVKVVMTGSASDPQEWQPHIGGKARRDALAKRAKNPDDPLKLVIVRDMWLTGFDAPSMHTMYIDKPMRGHGLMQAIARVNRVFRDKEAGLVVDYIGIAQNLKAALGIYSPSDREKTGIDEKLAIRVMRERFEIVSAMFHGFDCEPGMHGTASQRLKCLAEALEWILARQHEAAQKETSDDAKRAAHRRFQDAVLALSKAFALAAASDAAKAIRDEVAFFQTVRAALVKSNGSGKSMKDRELAVQQLIDRSVVSTEIVDILQAAGMESPDISILSDEFLAEMRDSERPNLALEALKKLLTDKIRSRSQSHAVESRKYSERLTAAIARYHTNAISTVEVLQTLIDLAKEIREKMARGDEEGLTDEEIAFYEALADNESAVDVMGNDSLKVIAAELVKSLKANASVDWAHRETARARMRVLVKRILRKYGYPPDLQDAAVQTVIEQAELLAAAW